In Candidatus Paceibacterota bacterium, the sequence AAGAAGCCACTGGTCAAGGTCCTGTAGGTAATTGTATTTGTCCGGAATGTGGTTATAAAGCACCACATAAAAGAGGAATTCCATGTTCATCTTTAAAATGTCCTAAATGTAATATAAACTTAAAAAGAGAGTAGTTCGATAAGCTCTCTATAAATAGTAAAAATGCCAAGACCGAAACTTTGCAGAAGAATAAGATTTAGACCAAATGTTAATTATTTTAAACCTCAGGGCGTGCCAATGAGGTTTTTAGAAATTATTCATTTAAGTCATGAAGAATTAGAGGCTTTAAGATTAAAAAATATAAAGGACTTAGAACAGGTTGAATGTGCAAAGTTAATGCACACTTCCCAAAGTACATTTCAGAGAATTTTATCTTCTGCTTATAAAAAAATTACCGAAGCATTGATCAAGGGGAAAGCAATTAGGATAATAAAATGATGTCGCAAAATTATATTGCAATAATTTTATTGTCTTTTCTTTCCGCAGTTTCTACTCTACTTGGGATTTTTCTTGCTTTTTTTTGTAAAGAAAGCAAGAAAAAAATTGCTCTCGGTATAGGATTTTCTGTTGGTATAATGCTTTTAATTTCTTTCTTTGAACTTATACCAGAATCAATAAAATTATCTAGCGTTCTAAATACTTTTTTAGCTCTAATATCGGGAGCTTTTTTTATTTTCATTTTAGATTATATTTTTTCTCATACTCATTTTATTGAAGAAAAAGGCAAATTAAATTGGCGAATCAAGGCCGCTTATCTTGTGGCTATAGGAATTATTTTACATGATTTTCCAGAGGGATTTGCTTTGGCAAATA encodes:
- a CDS encoding DUF134 domain-containing protein, with amino-acid sequence MPRPKLCRRIRFRPNVNYFKPQGVPMRFLEIIHLSHEELEALRLKNIKDLEQVECAKLMHTSQSTFQRILSSAYKKITEALIKGKAIRIIK
- a CDS encoding ZIP family metal transporter — its product is MMSQNYIAIILLSFLSAVSTLLGIFLAFFCKESKKKIALGIGFSVGIMLLISFFELIPESIKLSSVLNTFLALISGAFFIFILDYIFSHTHFIEEKGKLNWRIKAAYLVAIGIILHDFPEGFALANSYILAPTLGILVAISIALHNFPEEFVMAVPLVIAKNKKRLIQLGIISALAEPFGAVVGLIAVSVAPKFNPFFVAFAAGCMIFISVHELYPMAKRYRKPIYFIFGFIFSIFVYIGLNLFLK